In a genomic window of Phragmites australis chromosome 14, lpPhrAust1.1, whole genome shotgun sequence:
- the LOC133890839 gene encoding protein S40-5-like, with protein sequence MAKARRQPLAAAERLLGFPCGGLGGAPAGIDDDLPDLAEADIWYYSAEGPGPNTTASRQGEAEEGTTGVGRRAVQGGLSRAFGDGRQLAASAPVEVPAWPSRFAVEPEPALPLETEEEEKDDGAGWVPPHLYLAQRQARASVVEGAGRTLKGRDMSRVRDAVWSRIGFDG encoded by the coding sequence ATGGCCAAGGCTCGCAGGCAGCCGCTAGCCGCCGCCGAGCGGCTCCTCGGCTTCCCCTGCGGCGGTCTGGGCGGCGCCCCCGCAGGCATCGACGACGACCTGCCGGACCTCGCCGAGGCCGACATCTGGTACTACTCGGCGGAGGGGCCCGGCCCCAACACGACGGCCTCCCGGCagggggaggcggaggaggggaCGACGGGCGTCGGGCGGCGCGCGGTGCAGGGCGGCCTGAGCCGGGCGTTCGGGGACGGGAGGCAGCTGGCGGCGTCGGCGCCCGTCGAGGTGCCCGCCTGGCCGAGCCGGTTCGCCGTCGAGCCGGAGCCGGCGCTGCCGCTcgagacggaggaggaggagaaggacgaCGGCGCGGGGTGGGTGCCGCCGCACTTGTACCTGGCGCAGCGGCAGGCGCGGGCGTCGGTGGTGGAGGGCGCCGGGCGGACGCTCAAGGGCCGGGACATGTCCAGGGTGCGCGACGCCGTCTGGAGCCGGATCGGCTTCGACGGCTAG
- the LOC133891345 gene encoding uncharacterized protein LOC133891345, with product MGNCLQRSRRSGGGEHCAKKRAVVWVEEKVAENEEAARKGERGPAATEVKIRITRKQLEELLRRVDHGKQGGVPVREVISELLCVASTSSNFRHRGEGQWRPSTQSIPE from the coding sequence ATGGGGAACTGTCTCCAAAGGTCGCgtcgcagcggcggcggcgagcattGCGCCAAGAAGAGAGCCGTAGTGTgggtggaggagaaggtggcggagaacgaggaggcggcgcgcAAGGGCGAGAGAGGGCCGGCGGCGACGGAGGTGAAGATCAGGATCACGAGGAAACAGCTGGAGGAGCTGCTGCGGCGCGTCGACCACGGGAAGCAGGGCGGCGTGCCGGTGCGGGAGGTCATCTCGGAGCTCCTGTGCGTGGCGAGCACCAGCTCCAACTTCCGGCACAGGGGGGAGGGGCAGTGGAGGCCGTCGACGCAGAGCATACCCGAGTGA